In the Colletotrichum lupini chromosome 1, complete sequence genome, one interval contains:
- a CDS encoding major facilitator superfamily transporter, with translation MGSKHPDEKLGDTTSADPSISTEKHHVHDDPNMPETYEKQDPSHATGDEDVVYPSGLKVVLILISLCLAVFLVALDQTIIAPALGTITAEYGSVKDIGWYGASYLLTTTALQPMYGTIYKLFSIKYAYLTAIAIFEIGSLVCALAPTSTAFIVGRAIAGIGTAGLFSGSIVILSYTMPLEKRPLAFGLIGGMWGVASVAGPLLGGVFTEKATWRWCFYINLPIGGIAMAFIFFLLTISRKNNPSGESLMKRILQLDLIGTAIFLPAIVCLILALQWGGAEYPWNSSKIIGLFVGSALMIIVFIGIQLWQGDKGTLPPKLFKNRNVVCAMLFACFFGAAFFPLLYYLSLYFQAIQGVSAVQAGIKILPLLLATVVASIASGALISIIGYYSAIILPSLVLFAVGSGMITTFDLDTPMREWFGYQVLAGLGIGAGFQIGVLVVQTVLPQEEVPVATACVQFFQSFGGAIMIAVAQTLFQTGLIDGVTKNAPDINPQIFINAGADQVRNILTQMGRADAIDVVLEAYMDGLRHTFYVTVACACAAFVACLGLQWKSVKKEGKGGAAAVAV, from the exons ATGGGCTCCAAACACCCCGACGAGAAGCTCGGTGACACCACCTCAGCCGATCCCTCCATCTCCACCGAGAAGCACCACGTTCACGATGACCCCAACATGCCCGAGACCTACGAGAAGCAGGACCCCTCTCACGCGACCGGCGACGAAGACGTCGTCTACCCATCTGGCCTCAAAGTCGTCCTCATCCTCATCTCCCTCTGCCTCgccgtcttcctcgtcgCCCTCGACCAGACCATCATCGCCCCAGCCCTCGGCACAATCACAGCGGAGTACGGCAGCGTCAAGGACATCGGCTGGTATGGCGCGTCCTACCTTCTGACAACAACGGCCCTGCAGCCGATGTACGGCACCATCTACAAGCTCTTCAGCATCAAGTACGCCTATCTCACTGCCATCGCCATCTTTGAAATCGGCTCCCTCGTCTGCGCTCTTGCGCCAACCTCCACCGCCTTCATCGTTGGTCGCGCCATTGCTGGTATTGGTACTGCGGGTCTGTTCTCCGGATCCATCGTCATCCTCAGCTACACCATGCCTCTCGAGAAGCGACCCCTGGCATTCGGTCTTATTGGGGGCATGTGGGGTGTTGCGTCCGTTGCTGGGCCTCTGCTGGGTGGTGTCTTTACCGAGAAAGCGACCTGGCGGTGGTGTTTCTACATCAACCTCCCCATCGGCGGTATCGCCATGGCCTTtatcttcttcctcctcacCATCAGCCGAAAGAACAACCCCAGTGGAGAGTCTCTGATGAAGCGCATTCTGCAGCTCGACCTCATCGGAACGGCCATCTTCCTGCCCGCGATTGTCTGCCTTATTCTCGCTCTCCAGTGGGGTGGCGCCGAGTACCCCTGGAATAGCTCCAAGATTATTGGGCTATTTGTCGGATCCGCGCTCATGATTATCGTCTTCATTGGTATTCAGCTATGGCAGGGCGACAAGGGAACGCTGCCTCCCAAGCTATTCAAGAACCGCAACGTCGTTTGCGCCATGCTGTTTGCCTGCTTCTTTGGTGCTGCATTCTTCCCGCTCCTCTACTATTTGT CTCTCTACTTCCAGGCAATCCAAGGCGTCAGTGCCGTCCAGGCCGGCATCAAGATTCTGCCCCTTCTCCTCGCAACCGTCGTCGCATCCATTGCCAGTGGCGCCCTGATCTCCATCATTGGCTACTACAGCGCCATCATCCTACCGTCTCTGGTCCTCTTCGCCGTTGGCTCAGGCATGATCACCACCTTCGACCTTGACACGCCCATGCGCGAGTGGTTCGGATACCAGGTGCTCGCGGGCCTCGGCATCGGCGCAGGTTTCCAGATTGGTGTGCTCGTCGTCCAGACGGTCTTGCCCCAGGAAGAGGTTCCCGTCGCGACCGCATGCGTGCAGTTCTTCCAGTCCTTTGGCGGCGCCATCATGATCGCCGTCGCCCAGACACTGTTCCAGACGGGTCTCATTGACGGAGTCACTAAGAACGCTCCGGATATCAACCCTCAGATCTTCATCAACGCCGGCGCTGACCAGGTCCGCAACATTTTGACGCAGATGGGCCGTGCTGACGCCATTGACGTGGTCCTTGAGGCCTACATGGATGGACTCAGGCACACCTTTTATGTTACTGTTGCCTGCGCCTGTGCTGCTTTCGTTGCCTGCCTGGGCCTGCAATGGAAGAGCGTCAAGAAGGAGGGCAAAggtggtgctgctgctgttgctgtttgA